A section of the Trichomycterus rosablanca isolate fTriRos1 chromosome 6, fTriRos1.hap1, whole genome shotgun sequence genome encodes:
- the dr1 gene encoding protein Dr1, protein MASSSGNDDDLTIPRAAINKMIKETLPNVRVANDARELVVNCCTEFIHLISSEANEICNKSEKKTISPEHVINALESLGFGSYITEVKDVLQECKTVALKRRKASSRLENLGIPEEELLRQQQELFAKARQQQAELAQQEWLQMQQAAQQAQLAAAAAASASAGQNTRSSQEEDEEDDM, encoded by the exons ATGGCTTCATCGTCTGGAAACGATGACGATTTGACCATCCCGAGAGCAGCCATCAACAAAATGATTAAAGAGACTTTGCCCAACGTGAGAGTGGCTAACGATGCCCGTGAGCTGGTGGTAAACTGCTGTACTGAGTTCATCCATCTCATCTCCTCCGAAGCTAACGAGATCTGCAACAAGTCTGAGAAGAAGACCATCTCTCCAGAACATGTCATCAATG CACTTGAAAGTCTCGGCTTTGGATCGTACATCACAGAAGTGAAGGACGTTTTGCAGGAATGTAAAACAGTGGCACTGAAGCGGAGAAAGGCCAGCTCGCGCCTGGAAAACCTCGGCATCCCAGAGGAGGAGCTTCTACGTCAGCAACAGGAGTTATTTGCCAAG GCGCGGCAGCAACAGGCCGAGCTGGCACAGCAGGAGTGGCTGCAGATGCAGCAGGCGGCGCAGCAGGCACAGTTAGCAGCCGCCGCAGCAGCTTCAGCCAGCGCAGGTCAAAACACCCGGTCTTCCCAggaagaagatgaagaggaTGACATGTGA
- the scinla gene encoding scinderin like a: MVFHKEFQTAGKQPGLQVWRVENMDLVPVPKQLYGNFYTGDAYILLYTTPAPSYAIHAWHGSECSQDEGGAAAIFATQLDDFLGGSPVQFREVQNNESLAFLGYFKSGVKYQQGGVASGFQHVVTNDMNVKRLLHVKGRRVIRATEVPLSWSSFNRGDCFIIDLGKDIFQWCGSECNRFERLKASQVAIDIRDNERNGRAKLHMVEEASEPQDIIDVLGPKPNIPPGSADDEAVDQANKKGTLYMVSDAAGSMKASVVAQNSPFKQDMLSPSECYILDNGVDGKIFLWKGPTANESERKAAMSAAEQFIKDKNYPKNTQIQVMPAGGETTLFKQFFRNWKNKDQSTGPGKAYTIGSIAHVEQIPFDPSTLHSNKSMAAQHSMVDDGSGKVQVWRVEGGKKVPVDAATNGQFYGGDCYLILYSYKQGSREQHIIYTWQGLKCTQDELAASAFLTVKLDDSMGGSPVQVRVTQGQEPPHLMSLFKGKPMIIFLGGTSRGGGQSSTASTRLFHIRQSSTRATRAVEVEASATKLNTNDVFVLKTPDAMFLWRGVGATEEEMAAAKYVCSFLGGSATEVAEGKEPAGFWAALGGKKDYQTSSSLQKTVKPPRLFGCSNKTGRFIVEEVPGEFTQADLATDDIMLLDTWYQIFLWIGNDANEVEKSNSPQIAKQYEDSDPAGRSGTSITTIKQGFEPPTFTGWFQAWDNKMWNKGPLERIRANF, translated from the exons ATGGTGTTCCATAAGGAGTTCCAGACTGCAGGAAAACAGCCTGGCCTGCAAGTATGGAGGGTGGAAAACATGGACCTTGTTCCCGTACCGAAGCAGCTCTATGGTAACTTCTACACTGGAGATGCCTACATCCTCCTCTACACCACTCCTGCTCCATCCTATGCCATCCACGCTTGGCATG GGAGCGAATGTTCTCAGGATGAGGGTGGAGCTGCAGCAATCTTTGCTACCCAGCTAGATGATTTCCTGGGCGGTTCACCGGTTCAGTTCCGTGAGGTCCAGAACAACGAGTCGCTGGCGTTCCTTGGATATTTCAAATCCGGAGTCAAATACCAG CAAGGTGGAGTGGCCTCTGGCTTTCAGCATGTGGTGACCAATGACATGAACGTGAAGCGTTTACTGCATGTTAAAGGACGGAGAGTGATCCGGGCCACTGAGGTTCCTTTGTCCTGGTCCAGCTTTAACCGTGGGGACTGCTTCATCATTGATCTGGGCAAG GACATCTTTCAGTGGTGTGGAAGCGAGTGTAACCGGTTTGAGCGTCTGAAAGCATCCCAGGTGGCCATCGACATCCGAGATAATGAGCGGAATGGTCGTGCCAAGCTGCACATGGTGGAGGAAGCATCGGAACCTCAGGATATCATAGAC GTTCTCGGGCCCAAACCCAACATTCCTCCAGGAAGTGCTGATGACGAAGCAGTCGATCAAGCTAATAAGAAGGGCACTTTGTACATG gTTTCTGATGCTGCAGGCTCTATGAAGGCCTCGGTGGTGGCTCAGAACAGCCCGTTTAAACAGGACATGCTGTCTCCCAGTGAGTGTTACATTCTTGACAATGGAGTCGATGGAAAGATCTTTCTGTGGAAAG GTCCAACAGCCAACGAATCTGAACGCAAGGCAGCCATGAGTGCGGCAGAGCAGTTTATCAAAGACAAGAACTACCCTAAGAACACCCAG ATCCAGGTGATGCCGGCTGGAGGGGAGACCACCCTGTTTAAACAGTTCTTCAGAAACTGGAAGAATAAGGATCAGAGCACAGGCCCCGGAAAAGCTTACACCATTGGATCTATTGCTCATGTGGAGCAGATCCCATTTGATCCCTCCACCCTGCACTCCAACAAATCCATGGCTGCCCAACACAGCATGGTGGACGACGGCTCGGGCAAGGTGCAG GTGTGGCGCGTTGAGGGTGGAAAAAAGGTTCCTGTGGATGCCGCCACTAATGGGCAGTTCTATGGAGGAGACTGTTACCTGATCCTCTACTCCTACAAGCAGGGAAGCAGAGAGCAGCACATCATCTATACCTG GCAGGGACTGAAGTGCACACAAGATGAGTTGGCAGCTTCAGCCTTTCTAACAGTTAAACTTGACGACTCCATGGGAGGTTCTCCTGTCCAG GTACGGGTCACTCAGGGCCAGGAGCCGCCCCATCTGATGAGCCTGTTTAAGGGCAAGCCGATGATCATCTTTTTGGGTGGGACTTCACGTGGAGGTGGGCAGAGCAGTACGGCTAGCACACGGCTCTTCCACATCCGCCAGAGCTCCACTCGTGCTACACGCGCTGTAGAG GTGGAGGCCAGTGCTACAAAACTGAACACAAACGATGTGTTTGTGCTGAAGACTCCTGACGCCATGTTCCTGTGGAGAGGGGTCGGAGCCACGGAGGAGGAAATGGCAGCTGCCAAATATGTCTGCAGCTTTTTGGGTGGCAGCGCTACTGAAGTAGCTGAGGGAAAGGAACCAG CCGGTTTCTGGGCTGCTCTTGGTGGGAAGAAGGATTATCAGACCTCCAGCAGTTTGCAGAAGACTGTAAAACCTCCTCGACTGTTTGGCTGCTCCAACAAGACCGGCCGTTTTATC GTGGAGGAAGTTCCTGGAGAGTTCACTCAGGCTGACCTGGCCACTGATGACATCATGCTCCTAGATACCTGGTATCAG ATCTTTCTCTGGATCGGCAACGACGCCAACGAGGTGGAGAAAAGCAACTCACCTCAAATAG CTAAACAGTATGAGGATTCGGATCCTGCTGGGCGTAGTGGTACCTCCATCACCACCATCAAACAGGGCTTCGAACCTCCAACCTTCACTGGCTGGTTCCAGGCCTGGGACAACAAGATGTGGAACAAAGGTCCTCTGGAGCGCATCCGTGCCAATTTCTag